In Thunnus thynnus chromosome 4, fThuThy2.1, whole genome shotgun sequence, a genomic segment contains:
- the npffl gene encoding pro-FMRFamide-related neuropeptide FF like — MDTAAMVTLLALVMALAGVSQALHIQGGLDKNDILPGSSEENMADRLLGLESENTDNSIDDRLLASVLRALLFGSPRETRNSVLHQPQRFGRGSRGEVVSEDQIHSRDWEAAPGQIWSMAVPQRFGKK; from the exons ATGGACACAGCTGCAATGGTGACTCTTCTGGCTCTGGTTATGGCTCTGGCTGGCGTCAGTCAGGCTCTTCACATCCAAGGCGGtctggacaaaaatgacatccTGCCAGGCAGCTCAGAGGAGAACATGGCCGACCGCCTGCTGGGGCTG GAGAGTGAAAACACAGATAACAGCATTGATGACCGTCTGCTCGCCTCAGTGCTGAGAGCTCTGCTGTTCGGATCTCCGAGAGAAACCAGAAACTCTGTCCTCCATCAGCCACAGAG GTTTGGCCGCGGCTCCAGAGGGGAGGTAGTTTCAGAGGATCAGATACATTCCCGCGATTGGGAGGCTGCCCCCGGTCAGATCTGGAGTATGGCTGTGCCCCAGAGATTTGGCAAAAAATAG